One Amaranthus tricolor cultivar Red isolate AtriRed21 chromosome 10, ASM2621246v1, whole genome shotgun sequence genomic window carries:
- the LOC130825368 gene encoding uncharacterized protein LOC130825368 — protein MDPTKVIFHRIFWVFGPSIKGFPYCRPLISKDGTHLYGKYKGTPMIAMSIDTNSQLFPLAFAIVEGESNDTWSWFLDCIRQYVTKRDGLCVISDRHKGILHAMNRVGKGWEEPYAFHRFCKRHLASNVHKKFKNITVKNLFGKASEQIKIRKYNFYMNHLKEFNEDAYKYLVDGSIPKRQWNLIHDGGHRYGVRTTNMSEAFNGVMKGARCLPITSLVRMTFNRVNEYFAKRRDLGRTRLENGHVYAKKPTDTINKNFKKARFHDVRVYDTVRGIFEVTTGRGNRIAGKGGKCYMVDLTSTSCSCQKPTMFKLPCSHVLAVCRARNISYDAFVDPSFRTTEYVSTYKKTFIPVPDMFTCDPWNGPTVFPDPSTKRGKGRPRSTRIRNEMVAPVTCPRNTCSVCGVVGHNKKTCPRRISESSTRNNDDVGPC, from the exons ATGGATCCTACGAAAGTTATCTTTCATagaattttttgggttttcggACCATCCATTAAAGGTTTTCCCTACTGTCGCCCCCTTATTTCCAAAGATGGTACACATTTGTACGGAAAGTACAAAGGCACACCTATGATTGCTATGTCGATAGATACAAATTCTCAGTTGTTCCCACTTGCCTTTGCCATTGTCGAAGGAGAAAGCAACGACACATGGAGTTGGTTTTTGGATTGTATAAGGCAGTATGTGACTAAAAGGGATGGCTTATGTGTCATATCTGATCGTCATAagggaattttgcatgcaatgaatAGAGTTGGAAAAGGGTGGGAAGAGCCATATGCATTCCATCGTTTTTGTAAACGCCATCTTGCTTCGAATGTGCATAAGAAGTTCAAGAACATAACagttaaaaacttatttggaaaagcttctgaacaAATAAAGATTCGGAAATATAATTTCTATATGAATCACCTTAAAGAGTTTAATGAGGACGCGTACAAGTACTTAGTGGATGGTTCTATTCCTAAGCGCCAGTGGAATTTGATTCATGATGGTGGGCATCGCTATGGAGTGAGaactacaaacatgtctgaAGCGTTCAATGGCGTAATGAAGGGGGCTAGGTGTCTCCCAATCACTTCATTAGTTAGGATGACATTCAACCGAGTTAACGAATACTTTGCCAAGAggagggatttagggagaaCAAGATTAGAAAATGGACATGTGTATGCTAAGAAACCTACTGATAcgattaataagaattttaaaaaagctcgctttcatgatgttaggGTATACGACACAGTACGTGGGATATTTGAGGTGACTACTGGTCGAGGCAACaggatagcaggaaaaggtggaaaatgttacatggttgacctcacTTCAACTTCATGCTCTTGTCAGAAACCAACCATGTTCAAGTTACCatgctcacatgttcttgcagtatgtcgTGCTCGTAACATTTCatatgatgcttttgtggacccttcaTTTCGCACTACAGAATACGTGTCCACATATAAGAAGACCTTCATACCTGTTCCAGACATGTTCACTTGTGATCCTTGGAATGGTCCCACAGTTTTTCCAGATCCATCAACTAAGCGTGGAAAGGGACGTCCGCGATCAACTCGCATAAGAAATGAAATGGTTGCACCGGTTACGTGTCCTCGGAACACATGTAGCGTTTGTGGAGTTGttggtcataataagaaaacatgtccTCGTAGGATTAGTGAAAGCTCAACTAG gAATAATGATGATGTCGGGCCCTGTTGA
- the LOC130825369 gene encoding uncharacterized protein LOC130825369 produces MRQFGLEQLIPDACDTQATLHAIDQRTTDKNFLVRYRLHVDAWNARESVIVQGENYTGQSLGMYMAWYRQITILRLTNPTSAQPSSHYHPTATILAERIRSVLVQCSDATQGASALPVDVGYRLCTQTLGSINMSLTEALCLTGYDYLIPTRPTTIDDDTLHTPSTSGSRHRGSSSRGSSRGSGRSSSRGRSSESPSTSTGAMSPFVPPGPLFTPPHPSPPNRILTYQRASQRRAPILEVITEAEESTSTSTTDARTKRGRGV; encoded by the exons atgcgcCAGTTCGGATTGGAGCAGCTTATTCCGGATGCTTGTGACACCCAAGCTACACTACATGCCATTGATCAGAGGACTACCGACAAGAACTTCCTTGTTCGATATCGATTGCACGTTGATGCATGGAATGCTCGAGAAAGCGTGATCGTTCAAGGGGAAAACTACACTGGTCAAAGCTTAGGTATGTACATGGCGTGGTACAGGCAGATCACGATATTGCGCCTCACGAACCCAACATCTGCACAACCATCATCGCACTATCATCCTACTGCTACAATATTG GCTGAGCGCATAAGATCAGTTCTAGTACAGTGTAGTGACGCAACACAAGGTGCCTCTGCGTTGCCTGTTGATGTGGGGTATCGCCTATGTACTCAGACATTAGGCTCCATCAACATGTCGTTGACTGAGGCCTTATGTTTGACGGGGTATGATTATCTTATTCCCACTCGTCCCACTACCATTGATGATGACACGTTGCACACTCCTTCCACTTCGGGTTCTCGTCACAGAGGTAGTTCTTCAAGAGGTTCATCAAGAGGATCCGGTCGTTCATCTTCTCGAGGTCGATCCTCAGAATCTCCATCAACCTCTACAGGCGCTATGTCGCCATTTGTTCCCCCAGGCCCATTGTTcactcctccacatccatcgcctcctaACCGGATCTTGACGTATCaacgtgctagtcaacgacgagcgcCTATTCTTGAAGTCATCACAGAGGCTGAGGAGTCCACATCGACCTCTACGACTGATGCACGCACCAAACGGGGTCGGGGAGTCTAG